One genomic segment of Coregonus clupeaformis isolate EN_2021a unplaced genomic scaffold, ASM2061545v1 scaf0052, whole genome shotgun sequence includes these proteins:
- the LOC121568354 gene encoding semaphorin-4E-like yields MAPLTSLGVFLGLFLVLIPPAQGEVFASTPRKTIQYHNGKIFRENGISNYSTLMLREDIGILFIGARDAVYALDLEDISSKKAGVYWQVSEEQETSCKSKGKNSMECQNYIKTLETLDDGRMLVCGTNAYNPTCDYMTYANGTLTLEGEKEDGRGKVPFDPFQRSTSVMVGTELYSATEVNFLGTEQVFQRHSFPAMRTEHRQSWLNKPFFVQLDFVPESINNLNGDDDKVYMFFSEEAMEFNLPDQIRVSRVARVCKGDMGGLRTLQQKWTSYLKARLDCPVPLEPSLPAIIQDVFLLKDQDWRKSVFYAVFSPQTTTSDLSTVCAFSVADIGKVFAEHRYLTPVTIESETRWVTHTEQEPVPRPGACMNNAARDLGMEHSLDLPDKTLQFVRDRPLMEGAVPPLTGGPLVLQRGAKFSVIVVDRVKAVDGEIYHVMFIGTEEGKVQKVVRYAGGDTVIIEEIRIFQTPEPIKVLRLSAGQLYAGSESGVVQIPVRDCGRYGSCLDCILARDPYCAWQTTSATCSSVSNSPTDSRNMYQSLIHVDASMCPQSVPVEPVPFPFIVGSSIHLPCQPASNLAQVSWHFARQPLQLRDRYRMCGQDLMIASAVPSDAGRYTCQSQEEVKGRLYTRTETAYILESTNTLLVLQICMVVLCVVLWAVVLWSVRNHFRLRVRVHPRGPGQNNNNNRRTRSGCVPGCNVNNSHTIITIEAMAEQQPERVAVALLSMILGSLMLWNVSRDQLSHRVFRMEEGLLEHTSPSNSSSDVVIDMGDI; encoded by the exons ATGGCTCCTCTCACTTCCCTGGGGGTTTTCTTGGGGCTGTTCCTGGTCCTTATACCCCCGGCCCAGGGTGAAGTGTTCGCCAGCACCCCTAGGAAGACCATACAATATCACA ATGGTAAGATTTTCAGAGAGAATGGCATTTCGAACTATTCAACATTGATGTTGAGAGAGGACATAGGTATCCTTTTCATTGGTGCTAGAGACGCTGTATACGCCCTGGACCTTGAGGACATCTCCTCGAAAAAGGCTGGG GTCTACTGGCAGGTCTCAGAGGAGCAGGAAACGTCCTGCAAGAGCAAGGGGAAAAATTCA ATGGAATGTCAAAACTACATCAAGACACTTGAGACTCTCGACGATGGCAGGATGTTGGTGTGTGGCACCAACGCGTACAACCCCACATGTGACTATATG ACCTACGCAAACGGAACGTTGACCCTGGAAGGGGAGAAGGAAGATGGACGAGGGAAAGTTCCCTTTGACCCCTTCCAGAGGTCAACCTCGGTCATGGTTG GGACAGAACTTTATTCAGCCACAGAGGTCAACTTCCTGGGTACTGAGCAGGTGTTCCAGCGTCATTCCTTCCCGGCTATGAGGACCGAACACAGACAGTCCTGGCTTAACA AGCCCTTCTTCGTACAGTTGGACTTCGTCCCCGAGAGCATTAACAACCTCAATGGGGACGACGATAAAGTCTATATGTTCTTTAGTGAGGAGGCCATGGAGTTTAACctgccagaccagatcagggtGTCTCGTGTGGCGCGGGTCTGCAAG GGGGATATGGGCGGCCTGAGAACCCTGCAGCAGAAGTGGACGTCCTACCTGAAGGCCCGTCTGGACTGCCCGGTGCCCTTGGAACCTAGCCTGCCAGCCATCATTCAGGATGTCTTCCTCCTGAAAGACCAGGATTGGAGGAAGAGCGTGTTTTACGCTGTTTTCAGCCCGCAGAC GACCACATCGGacctctctactgtgtgtgcgtTCAGCGTGGCTGACATTGGGAAAGTCTTCGCTGAGCATAGGTATCTGACTCCGGTGACAATAGAGTCAGAAACAAGGTGGGTTACCCACACTGAACAGGAGCCTGTCCCACGACCTGGAGCG TGTATGAACAATGCTGCGCGGGACCTCGGGATGGAGCACTCGCTGGACCTCCCTGACAAGACCCTGCAGTTCGTCCGTGACCGGCCACTCATGGAGGGGGCAGTGCCTCCGCTGACCGGGGGTCCACTGGTGCTGCAGAGGGGAGCCAAGTTCTCAGTGATTGTGGTGGACAGAGTCAAGGCCGTGGATGGAGAAATCTACCACGTTATGTTTATTGGAACAG AGGAAGGCAAGGTGCAGAAGGTTGTGCGGTACGCTGGTGGTGACACGGTCATCATCGAGGAGATCCGGATCTTCCAGACTCCGGAGCCTATCAAAGTGCTGCGTCTCTCCGcg GGACAGCTCTATGCCGGCTCAGAGTCTGGAGTGGTCCAGATTCCGGTTAGGGACTGTGGTCGGTATGGGTCCTGTCTGGACTGTATCCTGGCCAGAGATCCCTACTGTGCCTGGCAGACCACCTCAGCTACCTGTTCGTCTGTCTCCAACTCACCCACTGACTCCAG GAACATGTACCAAAGCCTTATACATGTGGATGCCTCAATGTGCCCCCAATCAG TCCCTGTGGAGCCAGTTCCATTCCCATTCATTGTTGGGAGCTCCATCCACCTGCCGTGCCAACCAGCATCCAACCTGGCACAGGTGTCCTGGCACTTTGCTAGGCAGCCCCTCCAGCTGAGAGACAGGTACCGGATGTGTGGCCAGGACTTGATGATAGCGAGTGCTGTACCTTCAGACGCTGGTCGGTACACCTGCCAGagtcaggaggaggtcaaagGTCGACTCTACACCAGGACAGAGACTGCCTACATCCTGGAGTCCACAAATACTCTTCTGGTCCTGCAGATATGTATGGTTGTGCTGTGTGTAGTGCTGTGGGCTGTGGTCCTCTGGAGTGTCAGGAACCACTTCAGACTCAGGGTCAGAGTTCACCCAAGAGGACCGggtcagaacaacaacaacaacaggagaACACGCTCTGGTTGTGTCCCTGGGTGTAATGTGAACAACAGTCACACCATCATCACCATTGAGGCCATGGCGGAGCAACAGCCAGAGAGGGTAGCTGTTGCTCTCCTGTCCATGATCCTGGGGTCTCTGATGCTCTGGAACGTCAGCAGAGATCAGTTGAGCCACAGAGTCTTCAGGATGGAGGAGGGGCTCCTTGAGCACACGTCACCCTCTAACAGCTCATCTGACGTAGTTATCGACATGGGTGACATCTGA